From Acipenser ruthenus chromosome 2, fAciRut3.2 maternal haplotype, whole genome shotgun sequence, a single genomic window includes:
- the LOC117403689 gene encoding small integral membrane protein 15 — MLDVKAWAEYIVEWAAKDPYGFLTTVILALTPLFIASAVLSWKLAKMIEIRDREQKKKQKRQENIAKAKRAKKD, encoded by the coding sequence ATGCTTGACGTAAAAGCCTGGGCAGAGTACATCGTTGAGTGGGCTGCAAAAGACCCCTACGGCTTCCTTACCACTGTGATCTTGGCCCTTACGCCACTATTCATAGCCAGTGCTGTGTTGTCATGGAAGCTTGCAAAAATGATTGAGATCAGGGATCGAGaacaaaagaagaaacaaaaacgtCAAGAAAACATTGCAAAAGCAAAGAGGGCAAAGAAAGACTAA